In Ooceraea biroi isolate clonal line C1 chromosome 13, Obir_v5.4, whole genome shotgun sequence, a genomic segment contains:
- the LOC105286331 gene encoding uncharacterized protein LOC105286331 isoform X2, whose product MINPEDISEKELEALRGDAVGDSLCSNKWILNTLMSLCELHKDGWTQELEDRLCILWDLSVDKEITSHLVSCNFLEITKNILEIHDHSRLIEIILGIIGNVCCNDDKMIDTIGDDKDLVTLILNRLTSDDTRILIQLLRILQSILYRLEKNAASKWIAYLIEFEIFGDAITFILKSSTNNELLTIAVKLLRSICEINVEEKNFLEQLFNVDALILALLESFMQFISIEIDSYSTTELTFIKHWLGVLNATIMLDSFKFEDYEDNGIVAKVMDIIYRILRPYEHSYNLFPIRQLDIGVIQESSCILLNFHCGCKNFSPKVDHLLVTIMFSVKTGIQRYTHSDEKEVDSDEILDKLLNDLNQYWIQSIGFSTDEQVVDVLRLCEPELCRYLINIVQSDATTPEISEKVKRAVVAFEKS is encoded by the exons ATGATAAACCCGGAAGATATCAGTGAGAAAGAATTAGAAGCGCTGAGAGGCGATGCTGTAGGTGACAGCCTTTGCAGCAACAAATGGATATTAAATACTCTCATGTCGTTATGTGAG CTACATAAAGATGGCTGGACACAAGAACTGGAGGATCGGCTTTGTATATTATGGGATTTAAGTGTGGACAAAGAAATCACGTCACATCTCGTGTCATGTAATTTTCTGGAAATAACAAAGAATATACTAGAAATTCATGATCATTCACGATTGAtt gAAATAATATTAGGTATCATTGGCAATGTATGCTGCAACGATGATAAAATGATTGATACAATAGGTGATGACAAAGACTTGGTAACACTAATACTGAATCGCTTGACCTCCGATGACACAAGAATATTAATTCAACTTCTCAGAATTTTACAGTCTATTTTGTATAGACTTGAGAAAAATGCGGCATCAAAGTGGATAGCTTATTTGATTgagtttgaaatttttggAGATGCTATCACCTTCATATTAAAGAGTTCAACCAACA atgaattattaacaatagCAGTGAAGTTGCTCAGATCTATATGCGAGATAAACGTGGAGGAAAAGAATTTCCTGGAGCAACTGTTCAACGTGGATGCTCTGATCCTAGCACTTTTAGAATCCTTTATGCAATTCATATCAATAGAAATAGATAGTTATTCTACGACAGAGTTGACGTTTATCAAACATTGGTTGGGAGTGTTAAATGCTACAATTATGTTAGACTCGTTCAAATTTGAAGACTACGAGGACAATGGGATCGTTGCAAAAGTAatggatattatatataggatATTAAGACCGTATGAACACTCGTACAATCTATTTCCAATTCGGCAACTAGATATAGGTGTGATTCAAGAAAGCTCGTGTATACTTTTAAACTTCCATTGTGGCTGTAAAAACTTTTCACCGAAAGTAGATCATCTCTTAGTAACTATAATGTTCTCCGTTAAGACAG GGATTCAACGCTATACACATTCAGATGAAAAAGAGGTAGATTCGGACGAAATATTGGACAAGCTTTTGAACGACTTAAATCAATATTGGATACAATCTATTGGATTTTCAACTGACGAACAAGTCGTAGATGTATTACGTTTGTGTGAGCCTGAACTTTGCagatatttgataaatattgtacaatctGATGCCACAACACCTGAAATATCTGAAAAAGTAAAGAGAGCAGTCGTTGCTTTTGAGAAATCTTAA
- the LOC105286331 gene encoding uncharacterized protein LOC105286331 isoform X1, with amino-acid sequence MINPEDISEKELEALRGDAVGDSLCSNKWILNTLMSLCELHKDGWTQELEDRLCILWDLSVDKEITSHLVSCNFLEITKNILEIHDHSRLIEIILGIIGNVCCNDDKMIDTIGDDKDLVTLILNRLTSDDTRILIQLLRILQSILYRLEKNAASKWIAYLIEFEIFGDAITFILKSSTNNELLTIAVKLLRSICEINVEEKNFLEQLFNVDALILALLESFMQFISIEIDSYSTTELTFIKHWLGVLNATIMLDSFKFEDYEDNGIVAKVMDIIYRILRPYEHSYNLFPIRQLDIGVIQESSCILLNFHCGCKNFSPKVDHLLVTIMFSVKTGNEILQIACAIISFSSIHVLLCTGIQRYTHSDEKEVDSDEILDKLLNDLNQYWIQSIGFSTDEQVVDVLRLCEPELCRYLINIVQSDATTPEISEKVKRAVVAFEKS; translated from the exons ATGATAAACCCGGAAGATATCAGTGAGAAAGAATTAGAAGCGCTGAGAGGCGATGCTGTAGGTGACAGCCTTTGCAGCAACAAATGGATATTAAATACTCTCATGTCGTTATGTGAG CTACATAAAGATGGCTGGACACAAGAACTGGAGGATCGGCTTTGTATATTATGGGATTTAAGTGTGGACAAAGAAATCACGTCACATCTCGTGTCATGTAATTTTCTGGAAATAACAAAGAATATACTAGAAATTCATGATCATTCACGATTGAtt gAAATAATATTAGGTATCATTGGCAATGTATGCTGCAACGATGATAAAATGATTGATACAATAGGTGATGACAAAGACTTGGTAACACTAATACTGAATCGCTTGACCTCCGATGACACAAGAATATTAATTCAACTTCTCAGAATTTTACAGTCTATTTTGTATAGACTTGAGAAAAATGCGGCATCAAAGTGGATAGCTTATTTGATTgagtttgaaatttttggAGATGCTATCACCTTCATATTAAAGAGTTCAACCAACA atgaattattaacaatagCAGTGAAGTTGCTCAGATCTATATGCGAGATAAACGTGGAGGAAAAGAATTTCCTGGAGCAACTGTTCAACGTGGATGCTCTGATCCTAGCACTTTTAGAATCCTTTATGCAATTCATATCAATAGAAATAGATAGTTATTCTACGACAGAGTTGACGTTTATCAAACATTGGTTGGGAGTGTTAAATGCTACAATTATGTTAGACTCGTTCAAATTTGAAGACTACGAGGACAATGGGATCGTTGCAAAAGTAatggatattatatataggatATTAAGACCGTATGAACACTCGTACAATCTATTTCCAATTCGGCAACTAGATATAGGTGTGATTCAAGAAAGCTCGTGTATACTTTTAAACTTCCATTGTGGCTGTAAAAACTTTTCACCGAAAGTAGATCATCTCTTAGTAACTATAATGTTCTCCGTTAAGACAGGtaatgaaattttgcaaattgcaTGTGCAATAATCAGCTTTTCGTCTATCCACGTACTTTTATGTACAGGGATTCAACGCTATACACATTCAGATGAAAAAGAGGTAGATTCGGACGAAATATTGGACAAGCTTTTGAACGACTTAAATCAATATTGGATACAATCTATTGGATTTTCAACTGACGAACAAGTCGTAGATGTATTACGTTTGTGTGAGCCTGAACTTTGCagatatttgataaatattgtacaatctGATGCCACAACACCTGAAATATCTGAAAAAGTAAAGAGAGCAGTCGTTGCTTTTGAGAAATCTTAA